A stretch of the Brachyspira hampsonii genome encodes the following:
- a CDS encoding EutN/CcmL family microcompartment protein, translating into MVLAKVIGSVWATKKEEALSGSKLLITRVFEPDTNKELNIVVACDYIGAGIDDIVIITSGSGARNAQGDKNMLPIDAVIVGIVDQVDLNK; encoded by the coding sequence ATGGTATTAGCAAAAGTAATAGGAAGTGTATGGGCTACTAAAAAAGAGGAAGCTTTATCTGGAAGCAAACTTTTAATAACAAGAGTTTTTGAACCTGATACTAATAAAGAATTAAATATTGTTGTGGCTTGCGATTATATAGGTGCTGGTATTGATGATATAGTTATTATTACTTCAGGAAGCGGTGCTAGAAATGCTCAGGGTGATAAGAATATGCTGCCTATAGATGCGGTTATAGTTGGTATAGTAGATCAGGTAGATTTAAATAAATAA